In one window of Mauremys reevesii isolate NIE-2019 linkage group 22, ASM1616193v1, whole genome shotgun sequence DNA:
- the LOC120388622 gene encoding histone H2A.J-like, translating into MSGRGKQGGKVRAKAKSRSSRAGLQFPVGRVHRLLRKGNYAERVGAGAPVYLAAVMEYLTAEILELAGNAARDNKKTRIIPRHLQLAVRNDEELNKLLGGVTIAQGGVLPNIQAVLLPKKTESHKAKGK; encoded by the coding sequence ATGTCTGGCCGTGGAAAGCAAGGCGGGAAAGTGCGGGCCAAGGCCAAGTCTCGCTCCTCTCGTGCTGGGCTGCAGTTCCCAGTCGGGCGGGTGCACCGGCTGCTGCGCAAAGGGAACTATGCGGAGCGCGTTGGAGCCGGCGCCCCCGTGTACCTGGCCGCGGTGATGGAGTATCTGACCGCTGAGATACTGGAGCTGGCTGGTAACGCTGCCCGGGATAACAAGAAAACCCGCATCATCCCGCGGCACCTGCAGCTGGCGGTGCGCAACGACGAGGAGCTGAACAAACTGCTGGGGGGAGTCACCATCGCTCAGGGGGGCGTCCTGCCCAACATTCAGGCGGTGCTGCTGCCCAAGAAAACCGAGAGCCACAAAGCCAAGGGCAAGTGA
- the LOC120388636 gene encoding histone H2B 8, with translation MPEPAKSAPAPKKGSKKAVTKTQKKGDKKRRKTRKESYSIYVYKVLKQVHPDTGISSKAMGIMNSFVNDIFERIAGEASRLAHYNKRSTITSREIQTAVRLLLPGELAKHAVSEGTKAVTKYTSSK, from the coding sequence ATGCCTGAGCCGGCGAAATCTGCTCCCGCGCCCAAGAAGGGCTCCAAGAAAGCGGTGACCAAGACCCAGAAGAAGGGGGATAAGAAGCGCCGCAAGACCAGGAAGGAGAGTTACTCCATTTATGTCTACAAGGTGCTGAAGCAGGTTCACCCCGACACCGGCATCTCTTCTAAGGCCATGGGCATCATGAACTCCTTCGTCAACGACATCTTCGAGCGCATCGCTGGGGAGGCGTCTCGCCTGGCGCATTACAACAAGCGCTCCACCATCACCTCCCGGGAGATCCAGACCGCCGTGCGCCTGCTGCTGCCCGGGGAGCTGGCCAAACACGCCGTGTCGGAGGGCACCAAGGCGGTCACCAAGTACACCAGCTCTAAGTAA
- the LOC120388672 gene encoding zinc finger protein OZF-like, whose product MASENGEEKPQQEDADPGEPRGTFAGRCKRDVCCGWPPTKACESQRRAEESVRSCSHLMRRRRILTGERTYPCSECGKSFSQSSSLIRHQRIHTGETPFACAECGKHFSQRSSLVTHRRIHTGETPYTCTECGKSFRRSSNLITHQRIHTGETPYTCAECGKSFRQSSNLITHWRIHTGETPYTCPECGKRFSQSSTFIRHQTIHTGETPYACSECGKSFNRCSALITHRRIHTGETPYACTECGKRFSLSSTLIAHRRIHTGDTPYTCAECGKSFRQSSNLNTHRRIHTGETPYTCAECGKCFSQRSTFIRHRRVHTGETPYTCSECGKSFSQSSTLITHWRIHMEEAPYACSECGKRFSHSSALIRHLRIHTGETPYPCSECGKRFSHSSALTTHWRIHTGETPYKCSECGKSFRRSSGLRTHWRIHTGETPYTCSECGKSFSHSSTLTTHRRIHTGETPYACPECGKRFRQRSSLITHRRIHTGETPYACSECGKSFRQSSNLIAHQRIHMGETR is encoded by the coding sequence ATGGCGAGTGAGAACGGGGAGGAGaagccccagcaggaagatgctgatcCAGGAGAGCCTCGCGGGACGTTCGCAGGGAGATGCAAAAGGGACGTTTGCTGTGGTTGGCCACCGACCAAAGCCTGTGAGAGTCAGCGCAGGGCAGAGGAAAGTGTCAGGAGCTGCTCACACCTTATGAGACGTCGGCGCATCCTCACGGGCGAGAGAACCtacccatgctctgagtgtgggaaaagcttcagccagagcTCCTCGCTTATtagacaccagagaatccacacaggagagacccCATTCGCGTGCGCCGAGTGCGGGAAACACTTTAGCCAGCGCTCATCCCTGGTCACCCACCGGAGAATCCACACCGGCGAGACGCCCTACACCTgcaccgagtgcgggaaaagcttccggCGGAGCTCAAACCTGATCacgcaccagagaatccacaccggcgAGACGCCCTACAcctgcgctgagtgcgggaaaagcttccggCAGAGCTCAAACCTCATCACGCATTGGAggatccacactggggagacacCCTACACCTGCcccgagtgcgggaaacgcttcagtcAGAGCTCGACCTTCATTCGACATCAGACCATCCACACCGGGGAGACGCCCTACgcctgctctgagtgcgggaaaagcttcaatcggtgCTCTGCCCTGATCACGCACCGGaggatccacacgggagagacgcCCTACGCCTGCaccgagtgcgggaaacgcttcagtcTGAGCTCGACCCTCATTGCGCATCGGAGGATCCACACGGGAGACACGCCCTACAcctgcgctgagtgcgggaaaagcttccggCAGAGCTCAAACCTGAACACCCACCGGAGGATCCACACCGGGGAGACGCCTTACACCTGTGCcgagtgcgggaaatgcttcagtcAGAGATCCACCTTTATTAGACATCGGcgtgtccacacaggggagacgccgtacacgtgctctgagtgcgggaaaagcttcagccagagcTCCACCCTCATCACACATTGGAGAATCCACATGGAAGAGGCCCCCTACGCATGCTCCGAGTGTGGGAAACGTTTTAGCCACAGTTCTGCCCTTATTAGACATCTGAGGATCCACACCGGGGAGACCCCTTACccgtgctccgagtgcgggaaacgtTTTAGCCACAGCTCTGCCTTGACCACGCActggagaatccacacgggagagacgccctacaaatgctccgagtgcgggaaaagcttccggCGGAGCTCCGGCCTCCGCACCCATTGGAGGATCCACACCGgcgagacgccctacacgtgctccgagtgcgggaaaagcttcagccacAGCTCCACCCTGACCACCCACCggagaatccacaccggggaaACGCCCTACGCCTGCcccgagtgcgggaaacgcttccgGCAGAGATCCAGTCTCATCACGCACCGGAGGATTCACACCGGAGAGACGCCCTACgcctgctctgagtgcgggaaaagcttccggcagagctcaaaccttatagctcaccagagaatccacatgggggaGACACGCTga